The following are encoded together in the Naumannella cuiyingiana genome:
- a CDS encoding AMP-binding protein, translating to MPDNEAALSIASGSTEQPLLDQTIPANLAETVRRWPDRDALVESFTGRRWTWAEFATDVDRVARALLALGLTKGDRLGIWSPNSAEWTLTQYATARIGVIAVNINPAYRTHELSYALNQSGCVAVVASPAYKTSDYPAMIESVRQNVPSLRHVVITDDESWREFLAGADGVDAGEAERIAATLRPEDPINIQYTSGTTGHPKGATLSHRNILNNGYFTTERIGFTEQDKLVIAPPFYHCFGMVMGNLGCTSHGATMIIPSPSFDPAASLQAVHDERATALYGVPTMFIAELTLPNFADYDLSSLRTGIMAGSPCPVEVMKRVMTEMHMSEVSIAYGMTETSPVSTQTGGDDDVERRTATVGRVHPHVEIKIIDPASGEVVPRGEVGEFCTRGYSVMLGYWDEPEKTAEAVDADGWMHTGDLGMMRPDGYVTINGRIKDMVIRGGENIYPREIEEFLYTHPKIADVQVVGVPDEKYGEELCAFVQLRDGENELSAEDVAAFSEGKLARFKIPRYVLVVDEFPMTVTGKIRKVEMRADAAQQLGLA from the coding sequence ATGCCGGACAACGAAGCCGCGCTCTCCATCGCGTCGGGGAGCACCGAGCAGCCGCTGCTGGACCAGACCATCCCCGCGAACCTGGCCGAGACGGTCCGCCGCTGGCCCGACCGCGACGCCCTGGTCGAATCGTTCACCGGGCGCCGCTGGACCTGGGCCGAGTTCGCCACCGACGTCGACCGGGTGGCCCGGGCCCTGCTGGCGCTCGGGCTGACCAAGGGCGATCGGCTGGGGATCTGGTCGCCGAACAGCGCCGAGTGGACGCTGACGCAGTACGCGACGGCCAGGATCGGCGTGATCGCGGTGAACATCAATCCCGCCTATCGCACCCATGAGCTCTCCTACGCGCTGAACCAGTCCGGTTGTGTCGCGGTGGTGGCAAGCCCGGCGTACAAGACCAGCGACTACCCGGCGATGATCGAATCGGTACGCCAGAACGTGCCGAGTCTGCGCCACGTGGTGATCACCGACGACGAGTCGTGGCGGGAGTTCCTGGCGGGCGCGGACGGCGTCGACGCGGGTGAGGCGGAACGGATCGCGGCGACGCTGCGGCCCGAGGACCCGATCAACATCCAGTACACCTCGGGGACCACCGGTCACCCGAAGGGTGCCACGCTGAGCCACCGCAACATCTTGAACAACGGCTACTTCACGACCGAACGGATCGGATTCACCGAGCAGGACAAGCTGGTGATCGCGCCGCCGTTCTATCACTGCTTCGGGATGGTGATGGGCAATCTCGGTTGCACCTCGCACGGGGCGACCATGATCATTCCTTCGCCGTCCTTCGACCCGGCGGCGAGCCTGCAGGCGGTGCACGACGAGCGGGCCACGGCGCTGTACGGCGTACCGACGATGTTCATCGCCGAGCTCACCCTGCCCAACTTCGCCGACTACGACCTGTCCAGCCTGCGCACCGGGATCATGGCGGGTTCGCCGTGCCCGGTCGAGGTGATGAAGCGGGTGATGACCGAGATGCACATGTCGGAGGTGTCGATCGCCTACGGCATGACCGAGACGTCGCCGGTGAGCACCCAGACCGGCGGCGACGACGATGTCGAGCGCCGGACGGCCACGGTGGGACGGGTGCACCCGCACGTGGAGATCAAGATCATCGACCCGGCCAGCGGTGAGGTGGTCCCGCGGGGCGAGGTCGGTGAGTTCTGTACCCGGGGCTACTCGGTGATGCTCGGCTACTGGGACGAGCCGGAGAAGACGGCCGAGGCCGTCGATGCCGACGGCTGGATGCATACCGGGGATCTCGGCATGATGCGCCCCGACGGGTACGTGACGATCAACGGCCGGATCAAGGACATGGTGATTCGCGGTGGGGAGAACATCTACCCGCGCGAGATCGAGGAGTTTCTCTACACCCACCCCAAGATCGCCGATGTCCAGGTGGTCGGGGTGCCCGACGAGAAGTACGGCGAGGAGCTGTGTGCGTTCGTGCAGCTGCGCGACGGCGAGAACGAGCTGAGCGCGGAAGACGTCGCAGCGTTCAGCGAGGGCAAGCTGGCCCGGTTCAAGATCCCCCGGTATGTGCTGGTCGTCGACGAGTTCCCGATGACCGTGACGGGCAAGATCAGGAAGGTCGAGATGCGCGCCGACGCGGCGCAGCAGCTCGGGCTGGCCTGA
- a CDS encoding DUF1761 domain-containing protein, producing MDISWLGALLAFVAGMVVAMVWYSKGAIADAWEAMTGITPEKNKPVRTRNLILLAVSNAATTIGLAFAVGLTSAATGNDSVWMAVTVGAVAWLTLSASTLLQHNSFEQKPLKLTTINTGYQLALFLAITLVLGLF from the coding sequence ATGGACATCAGTTGGCTTGGTGCACTCCTAGCGTTCGTCGCGGGAATGGTCGTGGCGATGGTCTGGTACTCGAAGGGTGCCATCGCCGACGCCTGGGAAGCGATGACAGGAATCACGCCGGAGAAGAACAAACCTGTCCGAACGCGGAACCTGATCCTGCTCGCCGTGTCCAACGCCGCGACCACTATCGGGCTCGCGTTCGCCGTCGGGCTCACGTCCGCGGCGACCGGCAACGACTCCGTGTGGATGGCCGTGACGGTTGGGGCCGTCGCTTGGCTGACATTGTCCGCATCGACCCTTCTTCAGCACAACTCATTCGAACAGAAGCCTCTGAAGCTGACGACCATCAACACCGGCTATCAACTGGCGCTGTTCCTCGCGATCACGCTGGTGCTGGGACTCTTCTAG
- a CDS encoding HNH endonuclease, whose protein sequence is MVLIEQLELIKNAAAAAQARLSVRAEELLLAEQEAAGVPASRLGRGIADQIGLARHESPCAGSRHLQLAKTIAAELPAAGALFAVGRLSEFAVTRLAAATAACQPADRAAIDAQLCGGADPVAAQQSPRQLEKAARALAYAAEPEVARRWSTAAEEGRYVSIRPAENAMVHLSALLPLAQGVAVHAALDRAADRAQASGDARSRQQCRADALVERVTGQAAAPEVPVEIQLVMTDGALLGPAVPADPPLAPATEREGIAPQEMRDGPAAVVPGFGPVAAGAARELVWASRAKVWLRRLWTDPPTGRVSEIDQRRRLFPRSVRRLVIARDQVCRTPWCDGAIRDIDHIVPWARGGPTGSDNAQGLCARCNRVRAMPDWDRAGSALRVITESPSGQVHVSEPPPALWLPHAAAIRPARARPMTRAAQPRPVVTIDIGHWPECAAS, encoded by the coding sequence ATGGTGCTGATCGAGCAGCTCGAGTTGATCAAGAACGCGGCGGCGGCCGCGCAGGCCAGGTTGAGCGTGCGGGCGGAGGAGCTGCTGCTGGCCGAGCAGGAGGCCGCCGGGGTTCCGGCGAGTCGTCTCGGTCGCGGGATCGCCGACCAGATCGGCCTGGCGCGGCACGAGTCGCCCTGCGCGGGCTCGCGGCACCTGCAACTGGCGAAGACGATCGCCGCCGAGCTTCCGGCCGCCGGCGCTCTGTTCGCGGTCGGACGATTGTCGGAATTCGCGGTGACCCGGCTGGCAGCAGCCACGGCGGCGTGCCAGCCGGCCGATCGCGCGGCGATCGATGCCCAGCTGTGCGGCGGCGCCGACCCGGTGGCCGCGCAGCAATCGCCGCGGCAACTCGAGAAGGCGGCGCGGGCGTTGGCCTATGCGGCCGAGCCCGAGGTCGCCCGGCGCTGGAGCACCGCAGCCGAGGAGGGCCGCTACGTGTCGATCCGCCCGGCGGAGAACGCGATGGTGCATCTGAGCGCCCTGCTGCCGCTCGCCCAGGGCGTCGCCGTGCACGCGGCGCTGGATCGCGCGGCCGACCGGGCGCAGGCTTCGGGAGACGCACGGAGCCGCCAGCAGTGTCGCGCCGATGCCCTTGTCGAGAGGGTGACCGGTCAGGCGGCAGCGCCCGAGGTCCCGGTCGAGATCCAACTGGTGATGACCGACGGTGCGCTGCTCGGCCCGGCCGTCCCCGCCGATCCTCCGCTAGCTCCGGCGACGGAGCGCGAGGGAATTGCGCCGCAGGAGATGCGCGACGGTCCCGCTGCGGTCGTGCCGGGGTTCGGCCCGGTGGCGGCCGGGGCGGCTCGCGAGCTGGTGTGGGCCTCGCGCGCCAAGGTGTGGTTGCGGCGGCTGTGGACCGATCCGCCGACCGGCCGGGTCTCGGAGATCGATCAGCGGCGACGGCTCTTCCCACGGTCGGTGCGGCGGCTGGTGATCGCGCGCGACCAGGTCTGCCGGACGCCCTGGTGTGACGGTGCCATCCGCGACATCGACCACATCGTGCCGTGGGCGCGGGGCGGCCCGACCGGGTCCGACAACGCCCAGGGACTGTGCGCGCGGTGCAATCGGGTGCGTGCGATGCCGGATTGGGACCGTGCGGGATCGGCCCTGCGCGTGATCACCGAGTCGCCGAGCGGTCAGGTGCATGTCTCGGAGCCGCCGCCGGCCCTCTGGCTGCCGCACGCTGCCGCCATTCGGCCCGCCCGCGCCCGGCCGATGACACGCGCGGCCCAGCCACGTCCGGTGGTGACCATCGACATCGGGCACTGGCCGGAGTGCGCTGCGTCCTGA
- a CDS encoding SMP-30/gluconolactonase/LRE family protein codes for MTTSVTLPLDLTVFDDRFAVRHDRVLTRLWTGGRWLEGPVHVPTARMLIFSDIPNDRVLRYDEVTGEVTTFAAPAGFANGHRLDSCGRLLTCEHGARRVTRTEPDGSVTILADAIDGSRLNSPNDVTTSPDGAIWFTDPSYGILDHHEGHAASSEIGSNDVYRIAPNGTPTRAIDSLTAPNGIAFSPDASVLYVTDSETDTLHAFDHDHGRLTNARTLATSTDGTFDGFRVDDAGRIWTSAGAGVDVYDADGTRLARIGLPETVSNVAFGGSRRTDLHITATTSLYVIKVGARGLWPG; via the coding sequence ATGACGACATCGGTCACGCTTCCCCTCGACCTCACGGTCTTCGACGATCGTTTCGCGGTACGCCACGATCGCGTTCTCACCCGCCTGTGGACGGGCGGCCGGTGGCTGGAGGGACCGGTACACGTGCCGACGGCCCGAATGCTGATCTTCAGCGACATCCCGAACGACCGGGTACTGCGCTACGACGAGGTCACCGGCGAGGTGACGACCTTCGCCGCGCCGGCCGGGTTCGCCAATGGCCATCGCCTCGATTCCTGCGGGCGGCTGCTGACCTGCGAACACGGCGCCCGCCGGGTCACCCGCACCGAACCCGACGGATCGGTCACCATCCTCGCCGACGCGATCGACGGCTCCCGCCTGAACAGCCCGAACGACGTCACCACGTCCCCGGACGGCGCCATCTGGTTCACCGACCCCAGTTACGGCATCCTCGATCATCACGAGGGACATGCGGCCAGCTCCGAGATCGGCTCCAACGACGTCTACCGGATCGCCCCGAACGGTACGCCGACGCGCGCGATCGACAGCCTCACCGCCCCGAACGGCATCGCCTTCTCCCCCGACGCCTCGGTGCTCTACGTCACCGACAGCGAGACCGACACCCTGCACGCCTTCGACCATGATCACGGCAGGCTGACGAACGCCCGGACGCTGGCCACCTCGACCGACGGCACCTTCGACGGATTCCGTGTCGACGACGCCGGCCGGATCTGGACCAGCGCCGGCGCCGGCGTCGATGTCTACGACGCCGACGGCACCCGACTGGCCCGCATCGGGCTGCCCGAAACCGTGTCCAATGTGGCCTTCGGCGGCTCCCGGCGGACCGACCTCCACATCACCGCGACGACCTCGCTGTATGTGATCAAGGTCGGCGCGCGCGGGCTCTGGCCGGGCTGA
- a CDS encoding winged helix-turn-helix transcriptional regulator encodes MVEKVNALSRRSYGQFCGLARALDIVGDRWNLLIVRELLPGPLRYGELKASLPGVASNLLAERLRTLEEAGVVERVLGDAGVLYGLTRWGAELQEPMEALGRWGVPLLAAGRGDDEFRPRWLTLALPAILRGRTATPPVEVGFEVEGLLIILRIDADGSTTRVGDDHLPETVLAADAETVVGLVAGALTVDQAIDAGELRGEVDALRRAFA; translated from the coding sequence ATGGTTGAAAAAGTCAACGCATTGTCGCGTCGGAGCTACGGGCAGTTCTGCGGACTGGCGCGCGCGCTCGACATCGTTGGAGACCGCTGGAACCTCCTGATCGTGCGCGAGCTACTGCCCGGGCCCCTGCGATACGGCGAGCTGAAAGCCTCCCTGCCGGGCGTGGCGAGCAATCTCCTGGCCGAACGGCTGCGGACGCTGGAAGAAGCCGGTGTCGTGGAGCGAGTGCTGGGAGACGCGGGCGTTCTTTATGGACTGACGCGATGGGGGGCGGAACTCCAGGAGCCGATGGAGGCTTTGGGGCGATGGGGTGTCCCTCTGCTCGCCGCCGGGCGGGGTGACGACGAGTTCCGGCCACGATGGCTGACTCTTGCCTTGCCAGCCATCCTCCGCGGGAGAACGGCAACGCCGCCCGTGGAGGTCGGCTTCGAAGTGGAGGGCCTGCTCATCATTCTCCGGATCGACGCGGACGGCTCGACAACGCGCGTCGGCGACGACCATCTACCGGAGACCGTTCTGGCGGCCGACGCCGAAACCGTCGTCGGCCTCGTCGCCGGCGCGCTCACCGTCGATCAGGCGATCGATGCAGGTGAACTCCGCGGAGAGGTCGACGCACTTCGGCGAGCATTCGCCTGA
- a CDS encoding putative immunity protein, giving the protein MILPKVRDPRLITVRRGGTLTDADHRLLALWAADCAEHVLPLFEQERPDDQRPRGAIEAARAWARGELPMMRARAAGGHAMGAARPLAGAARFAAHAAGQAACVGHVAEHDLGAAAYAIRAAADARPTEPDAARAERDWQRGRLPEAVRALVITDQAARNDICWYAFSD; this is encoded by the coding sequence ATGATCCTGCCCAAGGTGCGCGATCCGCGGCTGATCACCGTCCGCCGCGGCGGGACGCTGACGGACGCCGACCATCGGTTGCTGGCGCTCTGGGCGGCGGACTGCGCCGAACACGTGTTGCCCCTCTTCGAGCAGGAGCGGCCCGACGACCAGCGGCCCCGCGGGGCGATCGAGGCAGCGCGCGCGTGGGCCCGGGGCGAGTTGCCGATGATGCGGGCCCGTGCGGCGGGCGGCCACGCGATGGGTGCCGCGCGCCCGCTGGCGGGCGCCGCCCGGTTCGCCGCCCATGCGGCCGGCCAGGCGGCCTGCGTCGGTCACGTCGCCGAGCACGACCTGGGCGCCGCGGCGTACGCCATCCGCGCCGCAGCCGATGCCCGCCCGACCGAACCGGACGCGGCCCGCGCCGAGCGTGACTGGCAGCGCGGCCGACTGCCCGAGGCGGTCCGCGCCCTGGTGATCACCGACCAGGCCGCCCGCAACGACATCTGCTGGTACGCCTTCTCCGACTGA